The genomic stretch AATACAACCTCATACCTTGCGGACCGCCAACATCCCGTCGGTTCACGTGGACCGCCTCACGAAAGTCGGACTGCTCAGGCTCAATCAACAGAAGTTATGTTAAAGTTGTACAAGCCATGATATAACGCGCTTGCATTGCTTGAAACTGCTACGGCTGCTTTTCGCATGTTTATCCGCTACTCTACTCGACGTCGAGCTCGGATGAAATCCGGTGCTGCAATTTGGAGCTGGCTGCTTTCCGCCAACGACGACGTGAACACATGACGGTACTAATGTCAGAACCACCAAGTACCCAGAGGAGGTTCATTCTTGTTCAATTTATAAGGTCGACATGGACTGGAGATCTGAACTTTCAACCCTGTGTTATTCTCAAAATGATGCGCATTTCCTCTGCTTCATTGGCCTTCCTTGTTGGAGTCTTGCCTTTCGCATTAGCTCAGTCCCCGTTATACGGACAATGTGAGCAACTATGCATAAGTCCAGATGCGTCTCTTTGACTGTCAATTCCATCGTTTGAAATGAAGGTGGAGGTACCGGTTGGACTGGTGCAACGACTTGCGTTGCTGGGTATGGTTGGGcattttgactttgataATTTGCGATGAACTCTGTGTAGGTCTGTGTGCAACTTTTACAACGAATGTAAGTATTTGCATCCTCAAAAAGCTTATATACTAAACGGTTCCAGGGTACAGCCAATGCATTCCTGGCTCGGCTACTACCTCGACTGCGTCGACCCCACCGCCTAGCAGCACCTCTAAGACCTCAACTGCACCAACATCGACCCCATCAAGCTCTGTAAAACCAAACTATTGGTTCAGCTTGTACGAAAGTTACTTTCAGACAGCCTGTTCAATTTACAACTCATTCATACCGTTTCAGCGGCGACTCATACTCACAGACAGGATTTGACATCACAGGAACACTTCCCAACGTTGCCAATCCCATCGGAAATCCCGACTTCCCAGGATGGTCGGCTACTGGGGGCGCGAACTGGGTCGGATACCTCACAGCTACATACAACAACTCCCTGTTGTTTACCTACAACTATGCCTACGGAGGGGCCACAATCGATGCCTCCCTGGTTGCACCGTACGAGTCGACAGTGCTGAGTCTGACTGACCAGGTTAACCAGTTCCTGACGACGGTTGCTTCTAAGCCGACGTCGACACCTTGGACGAGCGAAAACTCTCTGTTTTCAATTTGGATTGGTGTTAATGATATCGGGAACAGCTACTACCTAAGTGGTGACCGCTCTGCGTAAGTTTACTTTTCTTATTTGTCTGGCAGGTTCTTATATAGATTGAAAACCGCAGGTTTTCCGACACACTTCTTAACGCCTACTTCGCGCTGGTACAAAAGCTGGTCAGTAAAGCGCAGATGCCATTTTTTGAAAATAATAATTTACTCACCTGTAACGTTAGTACAATGCTGGTGGAAGGAACTTCCTCTTTGCCAACGTGCCACCAATTGATCGCTCGCCATTGGTCCGTGTTTCCCTTTTACAATTGAAATTGTATTCATGTCTATTTAAACTTTGAAGATGCTCGCCCAATCCACCGATGCTCAAGCGCTAGAGAAATCTGTTATTGGAAcattcaacaccaaacttGTAGCTAAGATCAACTCTTTCGCCG from Psilocybe cubensis strain MGC-MH-2018 chromosome 2, whole genome shotgun sequence encodes the following:
- a CDS encoding Acetylesterase; amino-acid sequence: MMRISSASLAFLVGVLPFALAQSPLYGQCGGTGWTGATTCVAGSVCNFYNEWYSQCIPGSATTSTASTPPPSSTSKTSTAPTSTPSSSVKPNYWFSFGDSYSQTGFDITGTLPNVANPIGNPDFPGWSATGGANWVGYLTATYNNSLLFTYNYAYGGATIDASLVAPYESTVLSLTDQVNQFLTTVASKPTSTPWTSENSLFSIWIGVNDIGNSYYLSGDRSAFSDTLLNAYFALVQKLYNAGGRNFLFANVPPIDRSPLMLAQSTDAQALEKSVIGTFNTKLVAKINSFAANNTGVKTFLWDSNAQFTAMLNSPTTYGFADATSYGSDPTMFWGNNYHPSTYANKFFGQTVGQNVLGKTIW